GCCCTTCTGATGCCCTCTGTAGGGACTCCGTCCTTACAGGATGGCACTGTggttggagaggaggaagaaggaaggcaggCCCCGGCCCTCACTCATTGACCACTCTCTCTCCCACAGAGCTGCCCCCATCCGAGTTCTTACAGGTGGCCGAGGCCACGTGGCTGGTGCTCAACGTCCTGTCCAACAGTAGCTCGGCCACCAATTTTCAGGCTGTTGGCGTCACCAAAATCGCCAGGTCGGTCATTGCCCCGCTGGCCGAGCACCACGTGTCGGTGCTGATGTTGTCCACGTACCAGACGGACTTCATTCTGGTGAGATCTTGTGGGAGTGGGGCCGGGGCTGGGGTCACACACCCTCCAGATCCCCTGGGCTAGAGGAGGTCGTGGGCCCCCTCGTGGGGAGAGAGAGGACCTTGTATTTGCCTTCTGCCTCAGCCCGGCTGCCAGGCTTGGGGGGCAGGAGCGGGAGGAGCAAGAGGGAAGATGGAGGCTTCAGGCCTGCGACGCCAATGGGAACTTGTCTGCTCGAGGCCCTTTCCCAGGGACCTCCTGGATGAGACTTGGCTTGCCCCAAGTCCATGTCGGGGCTGTGGgcttggggagagagagagagagagagacagagacagagagagggagagagagagacaaagagagataaagagag
The window above is part of the Gracilinanus agilis isolate LMUSP501 unplaced genomic scaffold, AgileGrace unplaced_scaffold32015, whole genome shotgun sequence genome. Proteins encoded here:
- the LOC123254769 gene encoding cytosolic arginine sensor for mTORC1 subunit 1-like, which codes for MELHILEHRVRVLSIARPGLWLYTHPLVKLLFLRQRSRCKFFSLTETPEDYTLMLDEEGYKELPPSEFLQVAEATWLVLNVLSNSSSATNFQAVGVTKIARSVIAPLAEHHVSVLMLSTYQTDFILVRSCGSGAGAGVTHPPDPLG